From Treponema sp. OMZ 787:
GGCATCAATAAAGCTCCGCTACATATTTAAGATATTGACCATAATCTGTTTTATAACCTTCGGCAAGTTTCAATAGCTGTTCTTTTGTAATCCATTTTTTTATATAAGCAATTTCTTCAATACAGGAAACATACATACCCTGCCGTTTTTGAATTGTAGCAATGAAGTTAGAGGCTTCAAGAAGGCCGTCATAGCTTCCCGTATCAAGCCAAGCCATTCCCCTGCCCAGCTTTTCTACTCGCAATTTACCGGCTTCAAGATAGGCATTATTTACGGAAGTAATTTCAATTTCACCCCGAGCTGAGGGCTTAACATTCTTTGCAATTTGCACTACATCATTATCATAAAAATATAAACCAGGGACTGCATAGTGAGACTTAGGCACTTTAGGCTTTTCTTCGATAGAAATCGCTTTTCCCTTACTATCAAATTCCACGACACCGTAAGCAGTCGGATCTTTTACATAATATCCGAATATTACAGCTCCTTTTTCGGTTTCAATGGTTTTCATGGCTTCCACCAATGTTCCTGTAAAACCTCGTCCGTAAAAAACATTGTCTCCCAATACTAAAGCACATGAATCATTACCTATAAATTTCTCACCTACAATAAAAGCATCGGCGAGACCTCGCGGAGTCTCTTGAACAGCATATTCAAATTTCATTCCCAGCCAATCACCGCTGCCGAAA
This genomic window contains:
- the rfbA gene encoding glucose-1-phosphate thymidylyltransferase RfbA, translating into MKSIILAGGSGTRLYPLTKPVTKQILPLYDKPMIYYPLSVLMLAGIREVLIISTPRDIVFFKELFGSGDWLGMKFEYAVQETPRGLADAFIVGEKFIGNDSCALVLGDNVFYGRGFTGTLVEAMKTIETEKGAVIFGYYVKDPTAYGVVEFDSKGKAISIEEKPKVPKSHYAVPGLYFYDNDVVQIAKNVKPSARGEIEITSVNNAYLEAGKLRVEKLGRGMAWLDTGSYDGLLEASNFIATIQKRQGMYVSCIEEIAYIKKWITKEQLLKLAEGYKTDYGQYLKYVAELY